In Allomuricauda ruestringensis DSM 13258, the following proteins share a genomic window:
- the mltG gene encoding endolytic transglycosylase MltG, translated as MNLKKVLWATAILGLLICGFVAYQIYSAIFSPNTQFNNDEAFVYIESDASFADVKKSLEPLLEDLSTFEAVSKRKGYITNIKAGKYALKKGMNNNEIINTLRSANIPVKVSFNNQESLTLLAGRISEQIEADSLSLLQTFNDPVFLEETKFDEHTKLAMYIPNTYEFFWNTDAESFRDRMRKEYERFWNDERLQKAKNLGFTPNEVISLAAIVQKETAKVDERPRVAGVYLNRIKRGMLLQADPTVIYAIKKETGDYDTIIKRVLFRDLEMDSPYNTYKYAGVPPGPITMPDITSIDAVLNPEKHDYLYFVADVSNFGYHMFAKTLAQHNRNKVQYTRWLNQQRVMR; from the coding sequence ATGAATCTTAAAAAAGTACTTTGGGCAACAGCCATTTTGGGGTTGTTGATTTGCGGTTTTGTAGCTTACCAAATTTATAGTGCCATTTTTAGCCCCAATACACAGTTTAATAATGATGAAGCATTTGTTTACATTGAATCGGATGCCTCGTTTGCTGATGTAAAGAAATCTCTGGAACCTTTGTTGGAAGATTTATCCACTTTTGAAGCCGTCTCCAAACGCAAAGGATATATTACCAATATTAAAGCGGGAAAATACGCTTTAAAAAAGGGGATGAACAACAACGAGATCATCAATACCCTGCGCAGCGCCAATATTCCTGTTAAAGTATCTTTTAACAATCAAGAATCCCTGACCCTGTTGGCAGGAAGGATTTCAGAACAAATCGAAGCGGATAGTCTATCCTTGCTTCAAACGTTTAATGATCCTGTTTTTTTGGAAGAGACCAAGTTTGACGAACACACCAAACTGGCCATGTACATTCCAAACACCTATGAGTTCTTCTGGAACACCGATGCGGAAAGTTTTAGGGATAGGATGCGAAAAGAATACGAGCGTTTTTGGAACGATGAACGTTTGCAGAAAGCCAAAAACCTAGGGTTTACCCCAAACGAAGTTATTTCCTTGGCAGCCATAGTTCAAAAAGAGACCGCGAAAGTTGATGAACGCCCACGGGTAGCAGGAGTGTATTTAAACCGAATAAAGCGTGGCATGTTGTTGCAGGCCGACCCAACGGTTATTTATGCCATCAAAAAAGAGACGGGCGATTACGATACCATTATAAAAAGAGTGCTTTTCCGTGATTTGGAAATGGATTCACCGTACAATACCTATAAATATGCAGGGGTTCCGCCAGGTCCGATTACTATGCCGGACATCACTTCAATAGATGCTGTTTTGAACCCTGAAAAGCACGATTATCTCTATTTTGTGGCCGATGTTTCCAACTTTGGATACCACATGTTTGCCAAGACATTGGCGCAACATAACCGAAATAAAGTGCAATATACCCGTTGGTTGAACCAACAAAGAGTGATGAGATAA
- a CDS encoding GNAT family N-acetyltransferase, which produces MLNLKGEQVYLRALEPSDLDFLYKLENDTSVWEVSGTLKPYSKKVLQLYLDNAHRDIYEVKQLRLCISNHQDDCIGLIDLFDFDPKHRRAGIGIVIIEPEDRNKGVGAEALSLLCEYAFSTLDLHQLYANILEDNEASIHLFKKIGFEKIGIKKQWIRTSEGFKNEIMYQKINSDES; this is translated from the coding sequence ATGCTCAATCTAAAAGGAGAACAAGTCTATCTGCGTGCGTTGGAGCCATCCGATTTGGATTTTCTGTACAAATTGGAAAACGATACATCGGTTTGGGAGGTGAGCGGAACGCTAAAACCATATTCCAAAAAAGTACTTCAGTTATATTTGGATAATGCCCACAGGGATATTTATGAGGTAAAACAACTGCGTCTCTGTATCAGTAATCATCAAGATGATTGCATAGGTTTGATTGATTTGTTCGATTTTGATCCCAAACACCGTAGGGCGGGCATCGGAATTGTGATTATAGAACCCGAGGATAGAAATAAAGGAGTGGGGGCGGAAGCTTTGTCCCTTTTGTGTGAATATGCTTTTTCCACTTTGGACCTACATCAATTGTATGCCAACATTTTAGAGGATAATGAAGCCAGCATCCATTTATTTAAGAAGATAGGATTTGAGAAGATTGGCATCAAAAAGCAATGGATCAGAACAAGCGAAGGGTTCAAGAACGAAATAATGTACCAAAAGATAAATTCCGATGAATCTTAA